Proteins from a genomic interval of Sander vitreus isolate 19-12246 chromosome 6, sanVit1, whole genome shotgun sequence:
- the LOC144520104 gene encoding matrilin-4-like yields MRSLALGLFFLLCCNAVRLDRRRSRPIVARGRYETTVQTKPAEKPCKAIPLDFVFVIDSSRSIRPNDYEKVKTFIINLLQFLRVGSDATRVALLQYGSVVQPEFSLNTYTTRAEVEQAVRNMEHLATGTMTGLAIQYTMETAFTEEEGARPAELLIPRIAMVVTDGRPQDTVEEIAAQARNAGIQIFAVGVGRVDMDTLKAIGSEPHSEHVHLVANFSQIETLISVFQSKLCGGSEMCEVVDHQCQHICVSSPASYRCKCRKGFTLNPDGKTCKEIDHCADGKHGCEQEFMNTEDTCVCKCRKGYTLRPDGKTCKKKDHCADGKHGCEQEFMNTEDACVCKCRKGFTLRPDGKTCKKIDHCADGKHGCEQEFMNTEDACVCKCRKGYTLRPDGKTCKKIDHCADGKHGCEQEFMNTEDSCVCKCRNGFTLRPDGKTCQKPECGDGVMDLVFVIDGSKSLGPANFELVKQFVNGIVDSLDISRTGTHVGLLQYSTKVRTEFTLGQYTTAQNIKQAVSRMQYMGRGSMTGSALRHMFELSFSAKEGARPNIPRVSIVFTDGRSQDDVSEWANKAKNSGVTLYALGVGKAIEQELREIASEPDEKHLYYAEDFDKMGEITMKLKSRICKDKPSDENMCQCENVIMFQNQVTKKLTNLMQNIEAMSKKLESLENQVVRK; encoded by the exons ATGAGGTCCCTGGCCCTCGGCCTCTTCTTCCTGTTGTGCTGTAACGCAGTTCGACTGGACAGACGGCGTTCCAGACCCATCGTGGCCAGAGGTCGATATGAGACTACTGTCCAAACCAAACCAGCGG AGAAACCTTGCAAAGCAATCCCGCTGGATTTCGTCTTTGTCATCGACAGCTCCCGAAGCATCCGCCCCAACGACTACGAGAAGGTGAAGACCTTCATCATCAACCTGCTGCAGTTCCTCAGGGTGGGCTCTGATGCCACTCGGGTCGCTCTGCTACAGTATGGCAGCGTGGTCCAGCCCGAGTTTTCCCTCAACACCTACACCACCAGGGCTGAGGTGGAGCAGGCGGTGAGGAACATGGAGCACCTCGCCACAGGAACAATGACGGGTCTGGCCATCCAGTACACCATGGAGACAGCCTTCACTGAGGAAGAGGGAGCACGACCGGCAGAACTGCTCATCCCGCGAATCGCTATGGTTGTGACTGATGGGCGGCCTCAAGACACGGTGGAGGAGATCGCGGCTCAGGCGAGGAATGCCGGCATCCAGATATTTGCTGTCGGAGTGGGCAGAGTGGATATGGACACTCTGAAGGCCATAGGGAGCGAGCCACATTCTGAGCATGTGCACCTGGTGGCCAACTTTAGCCAGATAGAAACTCTCATCTCTGTGTTCCAGTCCAAACTGTGTGGAG GTTCAGAGATGTGTGAGGTGGTGGACCATCAGTGCCAGCACATCTGTGTGAGCAGCCCTGCCTCATACAGGTGCAAGTGCAGGAAGGGCTTCACCCTCAACCCCGATGGCAAGACATGTAAAG AGATAGACCATTGCGCTGATGGGAAGCACGGCTGTGAACAGGAGTTTATGAACACAGAAGACacctgtgtgtgtaaatgcaggAAAGGCTACACACTCAGACCTGATGGGAAAACATGCAAGA AGAAGGACCATTGCGCTGATGGGAAGCACGGCTGTGAACAGGAGTTTATGAACACAGAAGACgcctgtgtgtgtaaatgcaggAAAGGCTTCACACTCAGACCTGATGGGAAAACATGCAAGA AGATAGACCATTGCGCTGATGGGAAGCACGGCTGTGAACAGGAGTTTATGAACACAGAAGACgcctgtgtgtgtaaatgcaggAAAGGCTACACACTCAGACCTGATGGGAAAACATGCAAGA AGATAGACCATTGTGCTGATGGTAAACATGGCTGTGAACAGGAGTTTATGAATACAGAAGattcatgtgtgtgtaaatgcagaAATGGATTCACACTCCGACCCGATGGAAAAACATGTCAGA AGCCAGAGTGTGGCGATGGAGTCATGGATCTGGTTTTCGTAATCGATGGCTCCAAGAGTCTGGGCCCTGCCAACTTTGAACTGGTCAAGCAGTTTGTAAACGGCattgtggactcactggacatTTCCAGGACAGGCACTCATGTTGGCCTTCTTCAATACTCCACCAAGGTGCGCACAGAGTTCACCCTAGGCCAGTACACCACAGCGCAGAACATCAAACAGGCTGTGTCCCGGATGCAGTACATGGGGAGAGGTTCCATGACTGGCTCAGCCTTACGTCACATGTTTGAGCTCAGCTTTTCAGCTAAAGAAGGAGCCAGGCCGAACATCCCACGTGTCAGCATTGTGTTCACTGATGGAAGATCACAGGATGACGTGTCCGAATGGGCTAATAAAGCAAAGAACTCTG GGGTCACATTATATGCCTTGGGTGTTGGCAAAGCCATTGAACAGGAGCTGAGAGAAATAGCTTCAGAGCCTGATGAGAAGCACCTTTATTACGCAGAAGATTTTGACAAAATGGGAGAAATTACAATGAAGCTCAAGTCCAGGATATGTAAAG ACAAACCGTCCGATGAAAACATGTGCCAGTGTGAGAACGTGATAATGTTTCAAAACCAGGTCACCAAGAAGCTGACGAACCTGATGCAGAATA TTGAAGCCATGTCGAAGAAGCTGGAGTCACTCGAGAATCAAGTTGTGCGCAAATGA